AAGACCCTTTCCGACTCGGGGCGCCTGCTGGGGCGGGGCAAGATCCTCCACTCCTACCCCCACTGCTGGCGCTGCAAGAAGCCCGTCATCTTCCGGGCCACCGCCCAGTGGTTCGTCTCGGTGCAGCAGTTCCGCGATCAGGCCCTGAAGGCCATCGAGGAACAGGTCCAGTGGGTCCCCGTCTGGGGTCAGGACCGGATCGGCAACATGGTGCGGGATCGCTCCGACTGGTGCATCAGCCGCCAGCGGGTCTGGGGAGTCCCCATCCCGGCGTTCTACTGTCGGGACTGCGGGAAGCTCGTCCTGGACCCGGAGAAGATCCGACGGGTGGCGAAGCGGGTCAAGGAGCAGGGAAGCGACATCTGGTGGCAGGAGTCTCCGGAAGCGCTCCTGGGAGACCTCGCCGTATGCCCTCACTGCGCCTCCCGCAACCTCCGCAAGGACACGGACATCATGGACGTGTGGTTCGACTCCGGCGTCAGCCACCTGGCGGTTCTGGAGACCCGACCGGAGCTTTCCTGGCCTGCGGACCTCTACCTGGAAGGCAGCGACCAGCACCGGGGCTGGTTCCAGACGTCCCTTCTCACCAGCGTGGCCACTCGGGGATCTGCCCCCTTCCGCACGGTGCTCACCCACGGCTTCATCGTGGACGGGGAGGGGAGGAAGATGTCCAAGTCCCTGGGGAACGTCACCCGCCCCCAGGAAGTGATCGACCGGTACGGTGCGGACATCCTGCGGCTTTGGGTCGCCTCCACGGATTACCGAGGGGACGTGCGCATCTCCGAGACGATCCTGAAGAACCTGGTGGAGACCTACCGGAGGATCCGCAACACCGCCCGTTTCCTCCTGGGCAACCTGGAGGGCTTCGACCCCCAGAAGCACCGGGTGTCCCGAGGGGACATGGAGCCCCTGGACCTGTGGCTTCTGGCCCGTCTCCAGGACCTGGTGGAGCGGGTCACCAAGGGCTACGAGGACTACGAATTCCACGTGCCCTCCTTCCTGACCCACCAGTTCTGCGACAACGAGATGAGTTCCTTCTTCCTGGACGTGAGCAAGGACCGCCTCTACGCGGACCAAAAGGGCGGCCTTTCCCGACGCAGCGCCCAGACCGTTCTGTGGGAAACCCTCACCACCCTCTGCAGGCTCCTGGCGCCGGTGCTGAGCTTCACCGCCGAGGAAATCTGGCAGAACCTGCGGGCTTTCGACGCCTCCCTGCCGGAGAGCGTTTTCCTGAGCGATTGGCCCGCACCGAACCTGGAGGGGATCGATCCGGAGACCGCCCCGCGATGGGGGAGGCTTCTGGAGGCGCGGGGGGCGATCCTTCGAGCCCTGGAGAATGCCCGGGGGGCGGAACTCATTGGCAACGCCCTCGAAGGAGAGGTGGAGGTTTCCCTGGGAGACCGGTACGGGGATCTGCAGGGGCTTTTCGACGTACCCACCTGGGAGATGGTGTGCCTGGTCTCCGCCTTCCGCTTCGCGGAGCTTCCCAAGGAAGGCGACGGAATCTTTCACGATGAGGAAACGGGCATCACCGTGCGCGTTTCCCGCAGTCCCCACGAGAAGTGCCCCCGCTGCTGGAAGAGAAAGCCCGAGGTGGGGGAGGATTCCCTCTGCCGTCGCTGCCAGGATGTGCTGTCTCACGGAGCCTGAGGATCGTTTCCCGGACGGGGAACTCCCTGAAACGAACGTCGAGGAGGCGCAGGAGGACCTTCCCCTCCAGGGGGAGGGGCCCTGCGTCTTTTCCGTTTCCCCCAGCTACCAGGACCATCGGCTGGATTACTTCCTCTCCCGTGAACTGGGGACCAGTCGAGCCTTTTCGACGAAGCTGATCCGGGATGGACAGGTCTCCGTTTCCTGGTGTCCCCGGGTCAAGCCCTCCATGAAGGTCCTGCCCGGAGGGAGCGTCACCGCCGTGGTCCCTCCTCCGGAGGAGTTGGACCTCGTTCCGGAGGACGTCCCCTTCCGGGTGGTGTATGAAGACGCGGATCTGATTGTGGTGGACAAACCGGCAGGACTGGTGGTCCACCCCGCGCCCGGGCACTGGCGGGGAACCCTGGTGCACGGGCTTCTGTTCCGCTACCCGGACATGGAGGCCCTCAACGGGGTCCGACGTCCCGGCATCGTCCATCGCCTGGACGCCACGACCTCGGGCCTCCTGGTGGTGGCCCGAAACGGCCTGGCCATGGAGGAACTGGTGCGCTGCTTCAAGCAGCGCACGCTGCGGAAGGAATACCTGGCCCTGGCCCACGGTCGCCCCCAACTGCCGGAGGGGGAGATCCGTCTGCCCATCGGACGGGATCCCAAAAACCGCAAGCGCATGACCATTCTGGAAGGGGGGAGGGACTCCCTCACCCGGTACCGGACCCTCTGGACCCGAGGAAGGATCAGCTTGCTGCTCTGCCAGCTTTGTACCGGGAGGACCCACCAGATCCGGGTGCACCTCAAGGCCCTGGGGTGCCCCCTGGTGGGGGATCGGGTCTACGCCCCGGGGCGGGAAACCCCCTTCCATCCGGACCGGGTGTTTCTGCACGCCTGGAAACTGGGGTTCTCCCATCCCCGAACGGGAGAACCCCTACTCTTCAGATCCCCTCTCCCGCCGGACCTCCTTGAAGCTCTCGAAGCACTGTTTCCCAGGACTTCGGCTCCACCAGAAGGCTCTTGAAGATGCTGTAGCGGGCACCGGCAATTCCGTGATCCGGCAGAGAGCGCACGTGCTTTCTTTGGGTGTAGTCCACCCAGACCTTCCCCGATCCTTTCCCTCGGCTGTACCAGGCCGCAAGGGCCGCTACCCGCACCAGAACCCTCTCCTCCGGGGGACCGTCCACCCCGTCCTCCCGTCGGAACAGGACGTGCGCCCCCGGCACTCCCTGGGCATGGAACCACCAATCTTCCGGCTTGGCCGTCCGGAAGGTGAGCTGTCGGTTTCCCCGGGCGCTCTCGCCGAGGTACACCGTCCCTCCCGCCTCCGCGACCCGTGCCTGCCTATAGGCAGGAGGCTTGGGTCCCTTCTTCGGAGCGACCTCCCTTTGGACCCCCAGATCCCGGGCCAACTCCTCCAGGGCCTCCGCACGGTCTGCCGATTCCAGGAGAGCCTCCTGTTCCTCCAGCGTGGCCAGTTCCGCCGCCAGAAAGCCCTGGCGCTTCAGCCCCGCCTGATGCCGGGACCAGGCTTTCCTGTACTTGCTGAAGTACTCGTTTGCCGTCTCCACAGGGGAAAGGCCGGGAATCAAGGGGACCTGGATCTCCGGGGCCTCGGGAGCTTCCCAGTCCGTCACGGCAGCGACGGTTGCCCCCGGAGGGACCCTGTGGGCCTCCGCCAGAAGCAAGGTCCCCCACCGACGATACCGTTGGATCGGGGCCGGCTCTTCCCTCCGGTCGTCGGAAGGACGTAGCTGGGAACGAAGCGCTTCCATGCGTCCCCGCAGGACCTTGCGGATCTCCCGTCTTCGCCTATCCAGAAAACCGTCCCGAAGGGGCAGAAACACGGCGCTTCGGGTCGCCTCCAGGGGATCGCATACCGGGAAAGCGTCCTCACCGGCAACGGGCGAGGCTTCCGGCGGCAGCAGCAAGAGACCCTCGCCCCGAGGGAGGGCAAACCACAGGAACCGAAGCGGTTCCGCACCC
The sequence above is drawn from the Aminomonas paucivorans DSM 12260 genome and encodes:
- the ileS gene encoding isoleucine--tRNA ligase, translating into MSKDYKDSLCLPKTDFPMRANLAQREPQFLAFWEEHGIYQKQQDQREGSPTFVLHDGPPYANANIHIGTAFNKILKDFIPKYKAMRGFRAPYVPGWDTHGLPIELKVLKEQGLDKDNVDPVELRRRCTSYAHQFIDIQREEFRRLGVLGDWENPYLTLRPEYEAAQLGAFADMVEKGLVYKGQKPVFWCTDCQTALAAAEIEYEDESSPSIYVAYPLPEVEKRFPELAGRACSVVIWTTTPWTLPASLAVALHPGYRYAFFSAPEGKAFLMATELKEAFEKACGLSLEEELLSLTGRDLEGVEALHPFYEERRVPLVLADYVVLDSGTGCVHTAPGHGVEDFETGVRYGLEILNPVDDRGVFLPDTPLVGGLSLDDGAAVVLKTLSDSGRLLGRGKILHSYPHCWRCKKPVIFRATAQWFVSVQQFRDQALKAIEEQVQWVPVWGQDRIGNMVRDRSDWCISRQRVWGVPIPAFYCRDCGKLVLDPEKIRRVAKRVKEQGSDIWWQESPEALLGDLAVCPHCASRNLRKDTDIMDVWFDSGVSHLAVLETRPELSWPADLYLEGSDQHRGWFQTSLLTSVATRGSAPFRTVLTHGFIVDGEGRKMSKSLGNVTRPQEVIDRYGADILRLWVASTDYRGDVRISETILKNLVETYRRIRNTARFLLGNLEGFDPQKHRVSRGDMEPLDLWLLARLQDLVERVTKGYEDYEFHVPSFLTHQFCDNEMSSFFLDVSKDRLYADQKGGLSRRSAQTVLWETLTTLCRLLAPVLSFTAEEIWQNLRAFDASLPESVFLSDWPAPNLEGIDPETAPRWGRLLEARGAILRALENARGAELIGNALEGEVEVSLGDRYGDLQGLFDVPTWEMVCLVSAFRFAELPKEGDGIFHDEETGITVRVSRSPHEKCPRCWKRKPEVGEDSLCRRCQDVLSHGA
- a CDS encoding RluA family pseudouridine synthase, whose product is MCCLTEPEDRFPDGELPETNVEEAQEDLPLQGEGPCVFSVSPSYQDHRLDYFLSRELGTSRAFSTKLIRDGQVSVSWCPRVKPSMKVLPGGSVTAVVPPPEELDLVPEDVPFRVVYEDADLIVVDKPAGLVVHPAPGHWRGTLVHGLLFRYPDMEALNGVRRPGIVHRLDATTSGLLVVARNGLAMEELVRCFKQRTLRKEYLALAHGRPQLPEGEIRLPIGRDPKNRKRMTILEGGRDSLTRYRTLWTRGRISLLLCQLCTGRTHQIRVHLKALGCPLVGDRVYAPGRETPFHPDRVFLHAWKLGFSHPRTGEPLLFRSPLPPDLLEALEALFPRTSAPPEGS
- a CDS encoding NFACT family protein, with amino-acid sequence MALGPEWTRLQEEWIRTRALGLHVESADGSEEGVFLSLGGNRRREHWFFSWDPRRCGLCRVLPEERREWLRRSGKTPVIHEALRSHLGGAVLHEVCQWKKDRVLILGFRRVLAAGYAKSYSLVLEGTERQSNASLVDEKGTILEVARRVYPEVNRYRTLLPGAPYVPPPPLPRDASGEAPEGVGRPLLRYLQERGEEEGGRLGNLLGERLYAEGAEPLRFLWFALPRGEGLLLLPPEASPVAGEDAFPVCDPLEATRSAVFLPLRDGFLDRRRREIRKVLRGRMEALRSQLRPSDDRREEPAPIQRYRRWGTLLLAEAHRVPPGATVAAVTDWEAPEAPEIQVPLIPGLSPVETANEYFSKYRKAWSRHQAGLKRQGFLAAELATLEEQEALLESADRAEALEELARDLGVQREVAPKKGPKPPAYRQARVAEAGGTVYLGESARGNRQLTFRTAKPEDWWFHAQGVPGAHVLFRREDGVDGPPEERVLVRVAALAAWYSRGKGSGKVWVDYTQRKHVRSLPDHGIAGARYSIFKSLLVEPKSWETVLRELQGGPAGEGI